From the genome of Bacteroides sp. MSB163, one region includes:
- the lipA gene encoding lipoyl synthase: protein MKDRIRKPEWLKISIGANERYTETKRIVESHCLHTICSSGRCPNMGECWGKGTATFMIGGDICTRCCKFCNTQTGKPLPLDMEEPTHVAESIALMKLSHAVITSVDRDDLPDLGAAHWARTIHEIKRLNPETTIEVLIPDFQGRKELVSQVIEAQPEIISHNMETVKRITPLVRSAARYETSLEVIRQIADSGITAKSGIMVGLGETPEEVEALMDDLRHTGCQILTIGQYLQPSHKHYPVAEYVTPAQFASYKETGLAKGFDQVESAPLVRSSYHAEKQVRFYKKETK, encoded by the coding sequence ATGAAAGACAGAATACGCAAGCCCGAATGGCTCAAAATAAGTATCGGAGCCAACGAACGGTATACCGAAACCAAACGTATAGTTGAATCGCACTGCCTGCATACCATTTGCAGTAGCGGACGTTGCCCTAATATGGGAGAATGTTGGGGTAAAGGAACTGCCACCTTCATGATAGGCGGTGACATCTGTACCCGTTGCTGTAAATTCTGTAATACACAGACAGGCAAACCGCTTCCATTAGATATGGAAGAGCCCACCCATGTGGCGGAATCCATAGCCTTGATGAAGCTGTCCCACGCTGTTATCACTTCTGTAGACCGGGATGATCTACCGGACCTCGGCGCTGCACATTGGGCACGCACCATACACGAAATCAAACGCCTCAATCCGGAAACTACCATCGAGGTTCTGATCCCCGACTTTCAAGGAAGAAAAGAACTGGTATCCCAGGTTATTGAAGCACAACCGGAAATTATCTCCCACAATATGGAAACGGTGAAACGCATCACTCCACTGGTACGTAGTGCAGCCCGCTACGAAACAAGCCTGGAAGTAATACGCCAGATAGCCGACAGCGGAATCACTGCAAAATCAGGAATCATGGTAGGATTAGGCGAAACTCCAGAGGAAGTGGAAGCACTAATGGATGACTTGCGCCATACAGGGTGTCAAATCCTGACCATCGGCCAATACTTGCAACCTTCACATAAACATTACCCTGTGGCAGAATACGTTACTCCCGCACAATTCGCTTCTTACAAAGAAACCGGTCTGGCAAAAGGATTC
- a CDS encoding S9 family peptidase, producing the protein MKQISIAILLCLCTLAGFAQGGQPLDLKDIVSGKFRAENIYGVIPIPGDGEHYSQMNAEGTQIIKYSFKTGKQVEVLFDAATARECPFKTFDSYSFSPDGSKLLIATEQTPIYRRSYTAIHYIYSLKRNINGEINNIVEKLSDGGPQQAPVFSPDGTMVAFVRDNNIYLVKFLYGNSESQVTEDGKRNAVLNGIPDWVYEEEFSFNRALEFSADSKMLAYIRFDETEVPSYSFPVFAGSNPHITAFEKYPGDYTYKYPKTGEANSKVSVHTFDIKSKVTRKMQVPLDADGYIPRIRFTQDPNKLAIITLNRHQNRLDMYFGDPRSTVCKQVLRDESDAYIKEGVFDNIIFYPENFSFVSEKSGYNHLYWYSMGGNLIKQVTSGNYEVKEFLGWDADDNSFYYISNEESPLRQAVYQIDRKGKKTKLSSQPGLNSAQFSTNMKYYMNRYSNLNTPTVITLNDNTGKVLSTLVTNDNLKQTLSKYSVPQKEFFTFKTGDGVSLNGWMMKPVNFSASKKYPVLLYQYSGPGSQQVLDTWSISWETYMASRGFIVVCVDGRGTGGRGADFEKCTYLNLGVKEAKDQVATAQYMGSQPYVDKNRIGIWGWSYGGYMTIMSMSEGTPVFKAGVAVAAVTDWNYYDTIYGERFMRTPKENAEGYKGSSAFTRADKLHGNLLLVHGMADDNVHFQNCAEYAEHLVQLNKQFDMQLYTNRNHGIYGGNTRYHLYTKLTNFFEKNL; encoded by the coding sequence ATGAAACAGATAAGTATTGCAATTCTTCTTTGCCTCTGCACATTGGCAGGCTTTGCACAAGGCGGTCAGCCTCTCGATTTAAAAGATATTGTATCAGGTAAATTCCGCGCTGAAAATATTTACGGAGTCATTCCCATTCCCGGAGACGGGGAACACTATTCGCAAATGAATGCGGAAGGAACGCAGATTATCAAATACTCTTTCAAGACAGGAAAACAGGTAGAAGTATTGTTCGATGCCGCTACCGCACGCGAATGCCCGTTTAAGACGTTTGACAGCTACAGTTTTTCACCTGACGGCAGCAAACTGCTTATTGCTACAGAACAGACTCCGATTTATCGCCGCTCTTATACAGCTATACATTATATATATAGTTTGAAGCGAAATATCAACGGAGAAATCAACAACATAGTAGAAAAGCTTTCAGACGGCGGACCGCAGCAAGCACCTGTATTTTCACCGGACGGAACAATGGTTGCATTTGTACGGGATAATAATATCTATCTTGTGAAGTTTCTCTACGGAAACAGCGAAAGCCAGGTTACGGAAGACGGCAAACGTAATGCCGTTCTGAACGGTATCCCTGACTGGGTATATGAAGAAGAATTCTCTTTCAACCGTGCTCTGGAGTTCAGTGCCGACAGTAAGATGCTGGCTTATATCCGCTTTGACGAGACGGAAGTGCCTTCTTACAGTTTCCCTGTTTTTGCTGGAAGTAATCCTCATATCACAGCTTTTGAGAAATATCCGGGAGATTATACCTATAAATACCCCAAAACAGGAGAAGCAAATTCAAAGGTCAGTGTACATACCTTCGATATCAAATCGAAAGTAACCCGTAAGATGCAGGTTCCCTTGGATGCTGACGGGTACATCCCGCGTATCCGCTTCACACAAGATCCTAACAAGTTGGCCATTATCACCTTAAACCGCCATCAGAACCGCCTCGACATGTATTTCGGTGATCCGCGTTCTACTGTTTGCAAACAGGTTCTGCGTGACGAAAGTGATGCTTATATCAAAGAAGGCGTATTCGATAATATCATTTTCTATCCGGAAAACTTCAGCTTTGTGAGCGAAAAGAGCGGCTACAACCATCTGTACTGGTACAGCATGGGTGGAAATCTGATTAAACAGGTTACCAGCGGAAACTATGAAGTAAAAGAATTCCTGGGCTGGGATGCTGATGATAACAGTTTCTATTATATCAGTAATGAGGAAAGCCCGCTGCGCCAAGCTGTATACCAAATTGACCGCAAGGGAAAGAAAACCAAACTTTCTTCTCAACCGGGTCTCAACAGTGCACAGTTCAGTACGAACATGAAATACTACATGAATCGTTATTCAAACCTGAATACTCCTACTGTCATTACTCTAAATGATAATACAGGTAAAGTATTGAGTACGCTTGTTACGAATGATAATCTGAAACAGACTTTGTCCAAATACAGTGTACCTCAGAAAGAGTTCTTTACTTTCAAGACCGGAGATGGTGTAAGTCTGAACGGTTGGATGATGAAGCCTGTGAACTTCTCCGCATCCAAGAAATACCCTGTACTTCTGTATCAATACAGCGGACCCGGTTCGCAACAAGTACTGGACACATGGAGCATCAGTTGGGAAACCTATATGGCCAGTCGTGGTTTTATTGTGGTTTGTGTAGACGGACGTGGAACCGGTGGACGTGGTGCAGACTTCGAAAAATGCACTTATCTGAATCTTGGCGTGAAAGAGGCGAAAGATCAGGTGGCAACAGCCCAATACATGGGTAGCCAGCCGTATGTAGACAAAAACCGTATCGGCATCTGGGGCTGGAGTTACGGCGGATACATGACCATCATGAGTATGAGTGAGGGAACGCCCGTATTCAAGGCCGGAGTTGCAGTAGCAGCCGTCACTGACTGGAATTACTACGACACGATTTATGGCGAACGCTTCATGCGCACTCCCAAAGAGAATGCTGAAGGATATAAAGGCTCTTCCGCTTTCACCCGGGCAGACAAATTGCATGGCAATTTATTGCTGGTACATGGAATGGCGGATGACAATGTTCATTTCCAAAACTGTGCAGAATATGCAGAACACCTGGTACAGTTGAACAAGCAATTCGATATGCAACTCTATACAAACCGTAACCACGGTATCTATGGCGGAAACACCCGTTATCACCTGTATACGAAGCTGACGAATTTCTTTGAAAAAAATCTTTAA
- a CDS encoding sugar isomerase domain-containing protein — protein sequence MLALEWLKNAHGIMEKLEATQLENIKKAATAMADSIEAGRWVHTFGCGHATIPVEEMYPRIGSFVGFHPLCELPLTFFTQIIGQMGIHQFLFLERTEGYGQAIMKNYDFDSKDCIWIFSHTGINAVNIDMALEAKKRGMKVIVYGSAGETGDKASRHSSGKNLFQLADIIVDSCVPLVDASVPLKNHFDKVGPLSTLSFVTMVWMTITTVAEILADRDVHLYIHPSHNVPGDTTAHERLDAAIAEYQKKVKIL from the coding sequence ATGTTAGCACTTGAATGGTTAAAAAACGCGCATGGCATCATGGAAAAACTGGAAGCCACGCAATTGGAGAATATCAAAAAGGCAGCCACCGCTATGGCAGATTCCATCGAAGCCGGTCGTTGGGTACACACATTCGGATGCGGTCACGCAACAATCCCCGTTGAAGAAATGTATCCTCGCATCGGTAGTTTTGTAGGTTTTCACCCGTTGTGCGAACTTCCGCTGACATTCTTTACACAAATCATCGGCCAAATGGGTATCCATCAATTCCTGTTTCTGGAAAGAACAGAGGGTTACGGACAGGCAATCATGAAGAATTATGATTTCGATTCCAAAGATTGCATCTGGATTTTCTCCCACACAGGAATCAATGCAGTAAACATCGACATGGCACTGGAAGCTAAGAAGCGCGGTATGAAAGTAATCGTTTACGGCTCAGCCGGAGAAACTGGCGACAAAGCAAGCCGTCATTCCAGCGGTAAGAACCTGTTCCAACTTGCCGATATCATAGTGGACTCCTGCGTGCCTTTGGTAGATGCTTCCGTGCCTTTGAAGAATCACTTCGACAAGGTGGGACCATTGTCAACCCTGAGTTTCGTTACTATGGTATGGATGACCATCACTACCGTTGCCGAAATTCTGGCAGATCGCGACGTACATCTGTATATCCATCCGTCACATAACGTACCGGGCGATACAACTGCTCACGAACGCCTGGACGCAGCTATTGCCGAATATCAAAAGAAAGTAAAAATCCTCTAA
- a CDS encoding MFS transporter, producing the protein MSSYNKNLVFTAACIGMCFFGISMITLGSVLPSLTTKLGLDNLQATALVTFLPLGLLGGSLLFGPIVDRFGHKALLLLSCLVVLLGLEGIAFFTSIPLLQLSIIGIGLGGGILNGETNALVADISDEAEKGSRLSLLGAFYGIGALGIPVLLSFLSGYYSFEIILQGTGVVMLAGILFCLGVRFPAPKQPQGFPIKEGLGLLKESSLLLLSFILFFQSGIEGVCNNWTTLYLGQTTNIPENRALMALTCMVAGLTVARLLLVVLFKKIKQETVLRASLITAAIGFALLTFSPDFARAAIGMVLVGAGLASTFPVILSIVGSRYASLSGTVFSVALVIALIGQTLLNSLTGIISQGYSIVVYPYMMIASLLIMLLLFRRSLK; encoded by the coding sequence ATGAGTAGTTACAACAAGAATCTGGTTTTCACAGCTGCGTGCATCGGCATGTGCTTCTTTGGCATTTCGATGATCACCCTGGGCTCGGTATTACCGTCCCTCACCACCAAACTGGGTTTGGACAATCTCCAAGCTACAGCACTGGTGACGTTCCTGCCTCTCGGTTTATTGGGAGGCTCCCTGTTGTTCGGTCCTATTGTAGATCGCTTCGGACACAAAGCGTTACTGCTGCTCAGTTGTCTGGTCGTATTGCTCGGACTGGAAGGAATTGCTTTTTTTACAAGTATTCCATTGTTGCAACTTTCCATTATCGGCATCGGCCTGGGAGGAGGAATTCTGAACGGTGAAACAAACGCTTTAGTAGCTGATATTTCCGACGAAGCGGAGAAAGGTTCACGCCTTAGTCTGCTGGGTGCATTCTATGGTATCGGTGCGCTGGGGATTCCTGTATTACTCAGTTTCCTGTCCGGATATTATTCTTTTGAAATTATACTGCAAGGCACAGGCGTTGTAATGTTGGCAGGTATTCTGTTCTGTCTCGGCGTACGCTTCCCCGCCCCCAAACAGCCGCAAGGATTCCCAATCAAAGAAGGACTGGGGTTGTTAAAAGAGAGTAGCTTATTATTACTCAGCTTTATCCTCTTTTTCCAAAGCGGCATCGAAGGCGTATGCAACAACTGGACCACACTCTACCTGGGACAAACCACCAACATCCCCGAAAACCGGGCGCTCATGGCACTGACTTGCATGGTGGCCGGACTGACTGTTGCCCGTCTGTTGCTGGTAGTTCTCTTCAAAAAGATAAAACAGGAAACTGTTCTTCGCGCCAGCCTGATTACGGCCGCAATAGGTTTTGCACTGCTCACTTTTTCACCGGACTTTGCACGTGCTGCCATAGGCATGGTGCTTGTCGGTGCAGGACTGGCATCTACTTTCCCCGTCATACTCAGCATTGTCGGCAGCCGGTACGCTTCTCTGTCGGGAACGGTATTCAGTGTGGCCCTTGTTATAGCTCTGATCGGACAGACATTACTGAACAGTCTCACGGGAATTATCTCGCAAGGATACAGTATCGTTGTGTATCCTTATATGATGATTGCCTCCCTGCTCATCATGCTTCTATTGTTTAGACGCTCACTCAAATAA
- a CDS encoding ROK family protein has product MATIALDIGGTKIASAIFLPDGSMLFNRKRLLKGRTGHEVGKLAAEILAKLLTVARRSRIQIDGVGICVPGIVYSQTGRVWAPNIPGWENYPLQEVLRTVTAPDIEIYIDSDRTCYMYGEMWQGAAKDCHSAVFIAVGTGIGAGIIIDGHVLHGASDIIGATGWMALQPPYKEEYDACGCFEYYASGNGIGARVRDAVRANKAYKGRLRQKPICRISAYDVFSAYNEKDPIAVSVLHKAIEMWGMASANFVSLLNPQKIIWGGGVFGPAGIFIDDIYKEACKWAQPLSIKQVEFVASQLSGNAGLIGAAFLAIKKQLYE; this is encoded by the coding sequence ATGGCTACCATTGCTCTCGACATAGGCGGTACCAAAATAGCAAGCGCTATTTTTCTCCCTGACGGAAGTATGTTGTTCAACAGAAAGCGTCTGCTGAAAGGAAGAACGGGACACGAAGTAGGCAAACTTGCCGCAGAAATCCTTGCTAAACTCCTGACTGTTGCCCGCAGAAGCCGTATTCAGATTGATGGTGTCGGTATATGTGTCCCCGGTATTGTCTATTCGCAGACGGGACGTGTATGGGCCCCGAACATCCCCGGCTGGGAGAACTACCCGCTACAAGAAGTACTCCGTACCGTAACGGCACCGGATATAGAAATCTACATCGACAGCGACCGTACTTGCTATATGTATGGAGAAATGTGGCAGGGAGCAGCCAAAGATTGCCATAGTGCAGTATTCATTGCCGTAGGAACCGGTATAGGCGCTGGAATCATCATCGACGGACATGTGTTGCACGGTGCAAGCGACATCATCGGCGCTACCGGCTGGATGGCACTGCAACCTCCCTATAAAGAAGAATACGATGCCTGCGGTTGTTTTGAATATTATGCCTCGGGAAATGGTATCGGAGCCAGAGTGCGGGATGCAGTCCGTGCAAATAAAGCTTATAAAGGACGTTTACGTCAAAAACCTATCTGCCGCATTTCCGCTTACGATGTATTCAGCGCATACAATGAGAAAGATCCGATTGCAGTTTCCGTACTGCACAAAGCCATAGAAATGTGGGGAATGGCTTCTGCCAACTTTGTCAGCCTGCTGAATCCGCAAAAGATAATCTGGGGTGGAGGTGTATTCGGCCCTGCCGGTATCTTCATAGATGATATCTACAAAGAAGCCTGCAAATGGGCACAACCGCTCAGTATCAAGCAGGTGGAATTTGTAGCCTCTCAATTGTCCGGTAATGCCGGACTGATAGGAGCTGCTTTTCTTGCTATTAAAAAGCAATTATATGAATGA